Proteins encoded by one window of Cyanobium sp. NS01:
- a CDS encoding DUF502 domain-containing protein translates to MVQSSPKPDQPLSNRLQQDLKNDLIAGLLVVIPLATTIWLATTVSRFVLAFLTSIPKQFNPFNTLSPLLQELINLGVGLVVPLLAILLIGLMARNIVGRWLLEFGEGTLLRIPLAGSVYKTLKQLLETFLQGNATRFRRVVLVEYPREGQFALGFVTGVLGSALQAGFTEPMLSVFIPTAPNPTTGWYAVVPEASVRDLNLSVEDAFRTIISAGIVNPDERETPNRSFSSLLAQLRAPQMS, encoded by the coding sequence TTGGTTCAATCCAGTCCCAAACCAGATCAGCCGCTGAGCAACCGACTCCAGCAGGACCTGAAGAACGACCTGATCGCCGGGTTGCTGGTGGTGATTCCCCTCGCCACCACGATCTGGCTGGCCACCACGGTGAGCCGCTTCGTGCTGGCGTTCCTCACCTCCATCCCGAAGCAGTTCAACCCGTTCAACACCCTCAGCCCGCTGCTGCAGGAGCTGATCAACCTGGGGGTGGGGCTGGTGGTGCCGCTGCTGGCCATCCTGCTGATCGGCCTGATGGCCCGCAACATCGTGGGGCGCTGGCTGCTCGAGTTCGGCGAGGGCACCCTGCTGCGCATCCCCTTGGCGGGCTCCGTCTACAAGACCCTCAAGCAGCTTCTGGAAACCTTCCTGCAGGGCAATGCCACCCGCTTCCGCCGCGTGGTCCTGGTGGAATATCCGCGTGAGGGTCAGTTTGCTCTGGGTTTTGTCACGGGGGTGCTGGGCAGCGCCCTGCAGGCCGGTTTCACTGAGCCGATGCTGAGCGTGTTCATCCCCACCGCTCCCAATCCCACCACCGGCTGGTATGCGGTGGTGCCCGAGGCCTCCGTGCGCGACCTCAATCTCTCCGTGGAGGACGCCTTCCGCACGATCATCTCGGCAGGCATCGTCAACCCCGACGAGCGCGAAACCCCCAACCGCAGCTTCTCCAGCCTGCTGGCCCAGCTGCGCGCCCCCCAGATGTCCTGA
- the nusB gene encoding transcription antitermination factor NusB gives MQSRTLSRELALLMLGQISDRGDGAAAKAAAASQAPADLALDQLLQQALASLSQHVREALDRSAADLQLSQQHLLDSELQDQGPSQLPRVRQHLNDGLAAAEQALNRLSASLELPRLLMLADQEEVRRGALDRAAAVLRQRDDIDRRLDAVMEGWRLTRLPRIDRDILRLAAVDLADFGTPAAVACNEAVDLANRYSDEQGRRMINGVLRRFTNAVTAS, from the coding sequence ATGCAGAGCCGCACCCTCTCCCGCGAACTGGCCCTGCTGATGCTCGGCCAGATCAGTGACCGTGGCGATGGCGCTGCAGCCAAGGCGGCCGCTGCCAGCCAGGCTCCCGCCGATCTGGCCCTCGATCAGCTGCTGCAGCAGGCCCTGGCCAGCCTCAGCCAGCACGTGCGCGAAGCCCTCGATCGCTCCGCCGCCGATCTGCAGCTGTCGCAGCAGCACCTGCTCGACAGCGAGCTGCAGGATCAGGGCCCAAGCCAGCTGCCCCGGGTGCGCCAGCATCTCAACGATGGCCTGGCCGCCGCGGAGCAGGCGCTCAACCGCCTCTCGGCCAGCCTGGAACTGCCGCGCCTGCTGATGCTGGCTGACCAGGAAGAGGTGCGCCGCGGTGCTCTGGACCGTGCTGCTGCCGTGCTGCGTCAGCGCGACGACATCGATCGCCGCCTCGATGCCGTGATGGAGGGTTGGCGCCTCACCAGGCTGCCCCGCATCGACCGCGATATCCTGCGCCTGGCCGCCGTGGATCTCGCCGATTTCGGCACCCCAGCCGCCGTGGCCTGCAACGAGGCCGTGGATCTGGCCAACCGCTACAGCGATGAACAGGGCCGGCGCATGATCAACGGCGTGCTGCGCCGCTTCACCAACGCAGTGACGGCCTCCTGA